Sequence from the Bacteroides sp. genome:
CCCGAGCCTGAACAGTTACCGCATGCGAGGGTACCCTCCTCTCCTTGCGTTAACTAATGCGTGGATTTTCTTCAAAAGAAAGGATTGAAACGTTTCAAAGCAGGTTTAGCATCATAAATAAAACGTAAATGACACGTATTTAAAACGTAGTTTAAACGAAGTTTAAACGTGCGTGTACGTCTGAACTACGTCTAAACTACGTGTTAACTACGTCTTAACTACGTCTGAACTCTGAAGCTGAATAGCCCCGGATATCATGTTGAACAGGCTTCAGAAAAAACATGCCTTGAATCAGTTGGGCTATTGTGGACATCGGGCAGGAAAAAAAGCATCGCTAAATAAAAAGCTGCGTTTCCCTTCTGTAGTTTGGGTTCTGCCTATAGGATCAAATTCAATGACAGCAAGGGATAGCCCAAAGAAAAATTCGGGTTAAACTAAAAGGGCCTTGCATTGTTAAATAATTAAACAAACCCATTTAAATAGTTCAATCCATTAAAATCTATAAATTATGAGTTTTTATTTCAGCACAAAGATGAAAAACACCTCCTACGAGGACGCGATCTTACTGGTCACAGAAGAACTGAAGAAAGAAGGTTTTGGGGTGTTGACCCAGATTGATGTGAAAGACACGCTGAAGAAACGGATTGATAAAGATATCCGCCCTTACATCATCCTTGGTGCCTGTAACCCCCAATTTGCGCACCAGGGCTTGCAGGTTGAGCCGAAACTTGGTGCTTTTCTTCCCTGCAACGTGGTGGTGGAAGTGCTCGAGGACGGAGAGGTGGAGGTTTCGATGGTCGATCCTGTGGCTATGGTTTCCCCGGTAAAGAATGAGGAACTTGATCAATTTGCGTTAGAGATCCGCGAACGGGTAAAGCGAATCATTGAAGGCACGGCCCGCCGGGTTTCATAAAGGGGCACCCCTCAGGCTGGCAGCACGTAGAAGAAAATGGAGAAGAAGTGACAAATGGCGCCCGCCAGGACAAAGAGGTGCCAGATGACGTGGTTGAAGCGGTTTTTGCGCCTCAGGTAGAAAATGATTCCCAGGCTGTAAGCCAGTCCCCCAGCCAGAAGCCACCACAATCCGCCTGCAGGGACAGTTTGCAGCAAAGGCTTGATAGCAATTATAATAATCCAGCCCATGGCCAGATAGATCATGGTGCCCACAAAGCGCATCTTGTGAGTGTAAAAAAACAGTTTAAAGATCACCCCGGCAATGGCCAGCCCCCAAATGATCCCGAAAATGGTCCAGCCCCAGGGCCCGCGCATCGATACCAGGGTAAAGGGTGTATAGGTGCCCGCGATCAGGATAAATATTGACGAATGGTCCAGCACATTGAGGTGCTCCTTGATGCGCTTGTTTTG
This genomic interval carries:
- a CDS encoding DUF302 domain-containing protein, yielding MSFYFSTKMKNTSYEDAILLVTEELKKEGFGVLTQIDVKDTLKKRIDKDIRPYIILGACNPQFAHQGLQVEPKLGAFLPCNVVVEVLEDGEVEVSMVDPVAMVSPVKNEELDQFALEIRERVKRIIEGTARRVS
- a CDS encoding hemolysin III family protein yields the protein MERRRWVLYLHEILNSITHGIGILLGIAALVLLVVFASLHKPDAWKIVSFSVYGFSLILMFTASTLYHSFQNKRIKEHLNVLDHSSIFILIAGTYTPFTLVSMRGPWGWTIFGIIWGLAIAGVIFKLFFYTHKMRFVGTMIYLAMGWIIIIAIKPLLQTVPAGGLWWLLAGGLAYSLGIIFYLRRKNRFNHVIWHLFVLAGAICHFFSIFFYVLPA